In Reichenbachiella agarivorans, one genomic interval encodes:
- the glmM gene encoding phosphoglucosamine mutase, whose translation MTLIKSISGIRGTIGGKEGHALTPNDVVKYAAAFGQWTKENSANHKIVIGRDARPSGELIAKMVSGVLQSLGIDVVDLGLSTTPTVEMAVPAENASGGIIITASHNPNGWNALKLLNSDGEFISDAEGQRVLELADSGEIEFAQSKDLGEYKTDDSYIDYHIEEILKLPLVDVEAISAANLKIGVDAVNSTGGIAIPKLLDKLGVRDYKIFFGEPNGLFPHNPEPLPENITHICNEVESGRYNLGIVVDPDVDRLAFVADNGEPFGEEYSLVMIADYVLKHTPGNTVSNMSSTRALKDVTLKNGGNYEASAVGEVNVVTKMKATNAIIGGEGNGGIIYPELHYGRDALVGIALFLTALAKFGKSSSFMRATYPNYHISKNKIDLTPDIDVDLVLSEVQKKYKKQPINTEDGVKIEFDSEWVHLRKSNTEPIIRIYSESESQNTAEVLAKKIMMDIKEIVSEKAED comes from the coding sequence ATGACATTGATTAAATCTATCTCCGGGATTCGGGGAACAATAGGTGGAAAAGAAGGACATGCCTTGACACCTAATGATGTTGTGAAATATGCTGCTGCTTTTGGACAATGGACCAAAGAAAACAGTGCCAACCACAAAATAGTAATAGGTAGAGATGCCAGACCATCAGGCGAACTGATCGCCAAAATGGTGTCAGGTGTATTGCAAAGTCTAGGCATAGATGTGGTAGACCTAGGTCTATCAACTACGCCTACAGTTGAGATGGCAGTGCCTGCCGAAAATGCCTCTGGTGGCATCATCATCACTGCAAGTCACAATCCAAACGGATGGAATGCTCTCAAATTGCTCAACAGCGATGGAGAGTTCATCTCCGATGCTGAAGGACAAAGAGTTTTGGAACTGGCCGATTCTGGTGAAATCGAATTTGCTCAGTCCAAAGATTTAGGTGAATACAAAACCGACGACAGCTACATCGACTACCACATAGAAGAGATCCTCAAACTACCGCTGGTAGATGTGGAAGCCATCAGTGCAGCCAACCTAAAAATAGGTGTGGACGCTGTAAACTCTACAGGAGGGATCGCCATACCAAAATTGCTCGACAAGCTGGGTGTGAGGGACTACAAGATATTCTTCGGAGAGCCCAACGGACTATTTCCTCACAATCCAGAACCCCTGCCAGAAAATATCACTCATATCTGCAATGAAGTAGAAAGCGGGCGCTACAACCTTGGGATAGTAGTAGATCCAGATGTCGATCGATTGGCTTTCGTCGCGGACAATGGCGAGCCATTTGGAGAAGAATATAGCTTGGTCATGATAGCTGATTATGTCCTCAAGCACACACCAGGCAATACTGTGTCCAACATGTCTTCTACCCGTGCACTCAAAGATGTGACTTTGAAAAACGGAGGAAATTATGAAGCCTCTGCCGTAGGTGAAGTCAACGTCGTGACCAAAATGAAGGCCACCAATGCCATCATCGGCGGGGAGGGCAACGGTGGAATTATCTATCCAGAACTCCACTATGGTAGAGACGCTCTCGTAGGTATTGCGCTGTTTTTGACAGCACTGGCCAAGTTTGGAAAGTCTTCTTCATTTATGAGGGCGACCTATCCCAACTATCATATCTCCAAAAACAAGATAGACCTGACACCAGATATCGATGTAGACCTAGTACTGAGCGAAGTACAAAAAAAGTACAAAAAGCAACCTATCAACACAGAAGATGGAGTCAAAATAGAGTTTGATAGCGAGTGGGTGCATTTGAGAAAATCAAACACCGAGCCCATCATCAGAATCTACTCTGAATCCGAATCGCAAAATACCGCTGAGGTACTCGCCAAAAAAATCATGATGGACATCAAAGAAATCGTGAGTGAAAAGGCAGAAGACTAA
- the trhA gene encoding PAQR family membrane homeostasis protein TrhA, producing MDKRIDKHQTIGEEISNSISHGVTALTAIGGMIVLIVYGARSDQEWSLFSALFYGGSLVLLYTFSTLYHSLTHKKAKKVFNILDHCGIFLLIAGTYTPVMLITIGGVTGWVFFGVQWTMAIIGIVLKVFYTGRYNALSTALYAVMGWIIVIKLDLIKSVMPESAFWLLASGGLCYTVGIAFYIVDYRMKFSHFIWHLFVMAGSILHFLMMVMYIFN from the coding sequence ATGGACAAAAGAATTGACAAACATCAAACGATCGGAGAGGAAATATCGAATTCGATCTCACACGGGGTAACAGCTCTGACTGCCATAGGAGGCATGATTGTATTGATCGTGTATGGAGCACGAAGTGACCAAGAGTGGAGCTTGTTTAGTGCCTTGTTTTACGGTGGCAGTTTGGTTCTACTCTACACTTTTTCTACCCTATATCACAGCCTCACCCACAAGAAAGCCAAAAAGGTTTTCAACATTTTGGATCATTGTGGCATCTTCTTACTCATCGCAGGCACATATACCCCTGTCATGCTGATCACTATAGGAGGTGTGACGGGTTGGGTATTTTTTGGGGTGCAGTGGACAATGGCCATCATAGGCATCGTGCTCAAAGTATTTTATACTGGCCGATACAATGCCTTGTCTACGGCTCTGTATGCCGTCATGGGTTGGATCATTGTGATCAAATTGGATCTCATCAAATCAGTGATGCCCGAGTCAGCCTTTTGGCTATTGGCCTCAGGAGGTCTTTGCTATACCGTCGGAATCGCCTTTTATATCGTGGACTATCGCATGAAGTTTTCGCACTTCATTTGGCATCTATTTGTGATGGCTGGCAGTATCCTCCATTTTTTGATGATGGTGATGTATATTTTCAATTAG
- the mnmD gene encoding tRNA (5-methylaminomethyl-2-thiouridine)(34)-methyltransferase MnmD: MPKVEIFETKDGSHSLLLTDMNETYHSTHGAMTEAQYVFLSKGLDHCRKLFPDKEVIKILEIGFGTGLNAWLTACKVQGESYEVEFASLEKHPLSKEIIDQLNYTDRMGTVDAKELYDKVHQADWDQLVRISTAFSLHKMEGDILNLPLAEGYFDLIYFDAFAPSKQPEMWSQDILKRMFAALVKGGVLVTYCAQGQFKRDLKTVGFETEELPGPPGKKEMTRAVKP, translated from the coding sequence ATGCCTAAGGTAGAAATCTTCGAAACCAAGGACGGTTCGCATTCATTGCTGCTGACCGATATGAATGAGACTTATCATTCCACTCATGGTGCTATGACCGAGGCTCAGTATGTTTTCTTGTCCAAAGGACTCGATCACTGTCGGAAATTGTTTCCCGACAAGGAGGTGATTAAAATACTGGAAATTGGATTTGGAACTGGATTAAACGCATGGTTGACTGCTTGCAAAGTTCAGGGAGAAAGTTATGAAGTCGAGTTTGCCTCGCTAGAAAAGCATCCCTTGAGCAAAGAAATCATCGATCAACTCAACTATACTGATCGTATGGGTACGGTAGATGCCAAAGAACTTTACGACAAGGTGCATCAAGCAGACTGGGATCAATTGGTTCGTATTAGCACGGCCTTTTCCTTGCACAAGATGGAGGGAGATATATTGAACCTGCCACTTGCAGAGGGATATTTTGATTTGATCTATTTTGACGCCTTTGCACCATCCAAGCAACCAGAAATGTGGAGTCAGGATATACTGAAACGCATGTTTGCAGCGTTGGTCAAGGGTGGTGTTTTGGTCACCTATTGTGCGCAGGGGCAATTCAAGAGGGATTTGAAAACTGTAGGATTTGAGACTGAAGAATTGCCTGGTCCTCCGGGGAAAAAGGAAATGACGAGGGCGGTGAAGCCGTAG
- a CDS encoding DUF6984 family protein produces MSISREIKAEERAIVLAMLEQSGLNATDFPMSEQVAAYGQPYMGSINFDNDRPDLYDGDIAQCEYLDADGMRVVLSLTKDQEGKLLDLDIWKENFTALVAYPTPETLIFKKKEEDR; encoded by the coding sequence ATGAGTATATCAAGAGAAATCAAAGCAGAGGAACGTGCAATCGTGCTGGCTATGCTGGAGCAGTCAGGACTGAATGCGACGGATTTTCCTATGTCTGAGCAGGTTGCAGCATATGGACAACCCTACATGGGGAGCATCAATTTTGACAATGATAGACCGGATCTTTACGATGGTGACATAGCGCAATGTGAGTATCTCGATGCGGATGGGATGAGAGTCGTACTGTCACTGACCAAAGACCAAGAGGGCAAGTTGCTTGATCTTGATATTTGGAAGGAAAACTTTACGGCACTGGTAGCATATCCGACCCCAGAGACACTCATTTTCAAGAAAAAAGAAGAAGATAGGTGA
- a CDS encoding TrkH family potassium uptake protein, with amino-acid sequence MKFNYKVIFKVLGLLILMNGVFMMTCLPFSYYYGGRDFNALLISGLSAIIIGYLTFALSHRNQSKELKKKDGYLIVTFGWLAMSLFGTLPYMLSGAIPNFTDAFFETISGFTTTGATILSDIESIDKGILFWRSLTQWIGGMGIIVLAVAILPLLGIGGMQLFVAEAPGISPDKLKPRITETAKRLWLIYVMLTVVEMVLLWIGGMDFYDAINHALTTMATGGFSTKNASVAYYTSPFIQYVIIIFMFLAGTNFTVTYFALHGKMLTVFRNEEFRFYCVVTAIVAILVSIGVYQTMGTTLELSIRQALFQVVSIITTTGYVTADYTVWPYEIIVLLFVMMFVGASAGSTAGGVKIVRHLILVKNSVLELKRQLHPSAIIPVRLNGKAIHRDITFNILAFIMIYISIFAFGSIMMAFIGVDFMTSISSVATCLGNIGPGLGDVGPVDHFGNMPELGKWLLSMLMLLGRLELFTVLILFTPYFWRRI; translated from the coding sequence ATGAAATTCAACTACAAAGTCATCTTCAAAGTATTGGGACTACTCATCTTGATGAATGGGGTCTTTATGATGACTTGTTTGCCATTTAGCTACTACTATGGTGGCAGAGATTTCAATGCTTTGCTCATATCAGGTTTATCTGCCATCATCATTGGGTATTTGACTTTTGCTCTCAGTCATAGAAATCAAAGCAAAGAGTTGAAAAAGAAAGATGGTTATTTGATCGTAACTTTTGGGTGGTTGGCCATGTCTCTTTTTGGCACTTTGCCTTATATGCTCAGTGGTGCCATTCCCAATTTTACAGACGCTTTTTTTGAGACCATCTCAGGATTTACTACGACCGGCGCGACCATACTGTCGGATATCGAAAGTATCGACAAAGGAATCCTGTTTTGGAGGAGTTTGACTCAGTGGATAGGGGGAATGGGAATCATCGTGTTGGCGGTGGCGATTCTGCCACTGTTGGGGATTGGGGGGATGCAGTTGTTTGTCGCTGAGGCACCAGGTATTTCTCCTGACAAATTGAAACCTAGAATCACCGAGACTGCTAAACGGCTTTGGTTGATCTACGTGATGCTCACTGTAGTCGAGATGGTTTTGCTTTGGATAGGTGGCATGGATTTTTATGATGCTATCAACCATGCCTTGACTACCATGGCGACTGGAGGATTCTCCACCAAAAATGCAAGTGTGGCCTATTATACTTCGCCTTTCATTCAGTATGTAATTATTATTTTCATGTTCTTGGCAGGGACGAATTTTACAGTCACCTATTTTGCATTGCATGGCAAAATGTTGACGGTATTTAGGAATGAGGAATTTAGATTTTATTGTGTGGTCACTGCCATTGTAGCCATACTGGTTAGCATAGGGGTGTACCAGACGATGGGGACGACTTTAGAATTGTCCATCAGGCAGGCCTTGTTTCAAGTGGTATCGATCATTACTACCACAGGCTATGTGACGGCAGATTATACGGTATGGCCTTATGAAATCATCGTTTTGCTGTTTGTGATGATGTTTGTGGGAGCAAGTGCTGGTAGTACGGCTGGTGGAGTCAAGATTGTAAGACATTTGATTCTAGTCAAAAATAGTGTGCTAGAATTGAAGAGACAATTGCATCCTTCTGCCATCATTCCCGTTCGACTCAACGGCAAGGCGATACATAGAGATATTACATTCAATATCCTCGCCTTTATCATGATCTACATCAGTATTTTTGCTTTTGGATCAATTATGATGGCTTTCATTGGTGTGGATTTTATGACGTCCATTAGCTCAGTTGCCACCTGTCTAGGCAATATCGGTCCTGGTTTGGGAGATGTAGGGCCAGTGGATCACTTTGGGAATATGCCTGAGCTGGGCAAATGGCTGCTGAGTATGCTGATGCTGCTTGGTAGATTGGAGCTTTTTACTGTATTGATTTTATTTACCCCTTACTTTTGGAGAAGGATTTAA
- a CDS encoding prolipoprotein diacylglyceryl transferase, protein MTLFEMIIWSPSPEIFTIPGLDHPVRWYGLLFALGFILAQQVMYWIFKSEGKNVKDVDQLTMYLVIAVVVGARLGHCLFYNPGYYLSNPFEILKIWEGGLASHGGAIGMLIALYLYSRKHADQSYMWILDRVAIVTVLVGACIRFGNLMNSEIIGLPTGTDSGIVFARSVEDMFKNLDPRIEEVSFDQVEDQSITESGKVPMMISLTYKRGVELTPDHAKLFFESTIPRAIDRYHEVGKHIAISSNQGIKYDTFMSRGAQHATVEVLGIPRHPGQLYEALACVIMFLILAHIWFHHRTQIKTGFLFGLFMVMLWSERFVVEFFKENQEAWEASIPLNMGQWLSIPMFIIGLVVLIKSWGFTKKQ, encoded by the coding sequence ATGACATTATTTGAGATGATTATCTGGAGTCCTAGCCCAGAGATTTTTACAATACCTGGTTTAGATCATCCTGTGAGATGGTACGGTTTGTTATTTGCCTTAGGGTTTATCCTAGCTCAGCAGGTTATGTATTGGATATTCAAATCTGAAGGAAAAAATGTCAAAGATGTAGATCAACTGACGATGTATTTGGTGATTGCCGTTGTGGTGGGCGCTAGGTTGGGTCATTGCTTGTTTTACAATCCTGGTTATTATCTCAGCAACCCTTTTGAGATTCTCAAAATATGGGAAGGTGGCTTGGCCAGTCATGGTGGAGCCATCGGTATGTTGATTGCACTGTATCTCTACAGTCGCAAACATGCGGATCAAAGTTATATGTGGATTTTGGACCGAGTCGCTATAGTCACAGTATTGGTGGGTGCTTGTATTCGCTTTGGTAACCTGATGAACTCTGAGATAATAGGACTGCCAACAGGCACCGATAGCGGAATCGTGTTTGCTAGAAGCGTAGAGGACATGTTCAAAAACCTAGACCCAAGAATCGAAGAAGTGTCTTTTGATCAGGTGGAAGATCAATCTATCACAGAATCAGGAAAGGTGCCCATGATGATTTCTTTGACCTACAAACGTGGCGTAGAATTGACACCTGATCATGCCAAGTTATTTTTTGAATCCACGATACCAAGAGCCATAGACCGCTACCACGAGGTAGGTAAACACATCGCTATTTCCTCCAACCAAGGGATCAAATATGATACTTTTATGTCGAGAGGGGCGCAACATGCTACTGTAGAGGTCTTGGGGATCCCTAGGCATCCAGGGCAGTTGTATGAAGCCCTTGCTTGTGTGATCATGTTTTTGATATTGGCTCATATATGGTTTCATCACAGGACACAGATCAAAACAGGGTTTCTGTTTGGCTTGTTCATGGTGATGCTATGGTCAGAGCGATTTGTGGTGGAATTCTTCAAAGAGAACCAAGAAGCATGGGAGGCTAGTATTCCGCTCAACATGGGGCAATGGCTCAGCATACCTATGTTCATCATTGGTCTGGTGGTACTGATCAAATCTTGGGGATTTACCAAAAAGCAATAA
- a CDS encoding acyltransferase family protein: MTTAHYSMFQRLNHIVKSPNRIEAFDFVRTMAALSIILTHFKIIETYGIGVDAFFVLSGFLVVKLLSRDMSAVNQRYFIGRFTKIIPSYFFFLIIAYLAGSLFFDEIYGTDLPILSEWKQYFFFYRNYGGLPNRWAFEHVWALCVEEHFYLMLLFLSILSGLRSSFRKAVLFFSLAMIVFCVAAKTQAQFTSFAEYPTYTHNRLDAFGYGALIYLFMDQIKRIAIFHHFFVASLSAILLLAMTQLDQSEHQLWLRTASPVLLSVILIYLMQFKFSKIFRILAYYSYNAYLWHYFILIPIVFYWGYTWVGFVVYLGLTVVLAFLATHLVEDFFINRRDQIFKLVFKNKAV; encoded by the coding sequence GTGACTACTGCACATTATAGCATGTTTCAGAGACTGAATCACATTGTCAAAAGTCCAAATAGAATAGAGGCGTTTGATTTTGTACGGACGATGGCTGCCTTGTCTATTATTCTCACACATTTCAAGATCATTGAGACTTATGGCATTGGTGTAGATGCCTTTTTTGTTTTATCGGGCTTTTTGGTTGTTAAGCTTCTCAGTAGAGACATGAGTGCCGTCAATCAAAGGTATTTCATTGGGCGATTTACCAAGATCATTCCATCCTATTTTTTCTTTCTGATCATAGCATATTTGGCGGGGAGTTTGTTTTTTGACGAAATCTACGGAACAGATTTGCCCATCCTCAGTGAGTGGAAACAATATTTCTTTTTCTATCGCAACTATGGGGGCTTGCCAAACCGATGGGCATTTGAGCACGTCTGGGCGCTCTGCGTGGAAGAGCATTTTTATCTCATGTTGCTTTTTTTGTCCATTCTGTCAGGTTTGAGATCAAGTTTTAGGAAGGCAGTACTGTTTTTTTCGTTGGCAATGATTGTGTTTTGTGTTGCTGCCAAGACACAAGCCCAATTCACCTCTTTTGCAGAGTATCCGACCTATACACACAACAGACTGGATGCTTTTGGCTATGGGGCATTGATTTACTTGTTTATGGATCAAATAAAAAGAATAGCAATCTTTCATCATTTTTTTGTCGCATCATTGAGTGCAATATTGCTGCTGGCCATGACTCAGTTGGATCAAAGTGAGCATCAGTTGTGGTTGCGGACAGCGTCGCCTGTATTGCTTTCGGTGATCCTGATCTATTTGATGCAATTCAAGTTTTCAAAGATTTTTAGAATCCTGGCCTACTACAGTTACAACGCCTATTTGTGGCACTATTTTATTTTGATTCCTATCGTATTTTACTGGGGCTATACATGGGTAGGTTTCGTTGTTTATTTGGGACTGACAGTTGTGCTGGCATTTTTGGCAACCCATCTGGTTGAGGATTTTTTTATCAATAGAAGGGATCAAATATTCAAATTGGTATTTAAAAACAAGGCAGTTTAA
- a CDS encoding DUF6962 family protein has product MTKISFELWGLDLLEPMGFILNMVMCLICVILYMRLRNQQSSDFTRYWINFFWLFAVSTFFGGFSHLLFNYLGMLGKIPGWLAAVLAISSIEMAVATQYPDRLITLKNAIRVKAVLALLLLSVDLQFTWVMIHTAIGLLIILGAASIHLIKMGESQFSFFLYGIAAMILTLPFRLGQIDPHLWFNRDDVSHLLMMLTLVLFYKGVKYTELTLRPAI; this is encoded by the coding sequence ATGACAAAGATTTCGTTTGAGCTGTGGGGATTGGATTTGTTGGAGCCAATGGGGTTTATACTCAATATGGTCATGTGTTTGATTTGTGTGATACTCTACATGCGTCTTCGCAATCAACAATCGAGTGATTTTACACGGTATTGGATCAACTTCTTTTGGCTCTTTGCTGTATCCACTTTTTTTGGTGGTTTTTCTCATTTGCTGTTCAACTACTTAGGTATGTTGGGCAAGATTCCAGGCTGGCTTGCGGCCGTTTTGGCTATTTCGAGTATAGAAATGGCAGTCGCTACACAGTATCCCGATAGACTAATAACTCTCAAAAACGCAATCAGAGTCAAAGCTGTATTGGCACTCCTTCTTCTTTCGGTAGACCTGCAGTTTACTTGGGTGATGATTCATACTGCCATTGGTCTACTGATCATTTTGGGTGCAGCATCCATTCACTTGATCAAAATGGGTGAAAGTCAGTTTTCATTTTTCCTCTATGGCATTGCTGCGATGATTTTAACATTGCCCTTTAGACTAGGACAGATTGATCCACATTTGTGGTTCAACAGAGATGATGTGAGCCACTTGTTGATGATGCTTACGCTGGTTCTATTTTACAAGGGAGTAAAGTACACCGAACTGACTCTACGTCCTGCTATTTGA
- the ispF gene encoding 2-C-methyl-D-erythritol 2,4-cyclodiphosphate synthase, protein MKPNIRVGYGYDVHQLAEGEEFWLGGILVPHTHGAVGHSDADVLIHVICDALLGAANMRDIGFHFADTDPQFKGIDSKILLADVMKLLRKEGFEVGNIDTTICLQRPKINPHIPDMKRVLAKVMRIDEEDVSIKATTTEKLGFVGKEEGIAAHATVLIYNNA, encoded by the coding sequence ATGAAACCAAACATACGAGTCGGTTATGGCTATGACGTACACCAATTAGCAGAAGGTGAAGAGTTTTGGCTTGGGGGAATTTTGGTGCCACACACACATGGTGCTGTGGGTCACTCAGATGCGGACGTGTTGATACATGTGATATGCGACGCATTGTTGGGTGCTGCCAACATGAGAGATATTGGGTTTCATTTTGCAGATACAGACCCTCAATTCAAAGGAATAGACAGCAAAATCTTGTTGGCCGATGTGATGAAATTGCTCAGGAAGGAAGGTTTTGAAGTGGGCAATATTGATACGACGATATGTTTGCAGCGACCAAAGATCAACCCTCACATCCCTGACATGAAGAGAGTACTCGCCAAGGTGATGCGTATCGACGAAGAGGATGTGTCTATCAAAGCGACTACTACGGAAAAACTCGGATTTGTAGGCAAGGAGGAAGGGATTGCCGCACATGCCACTGTCCTGATCTACAACAATGCCTAA
- the trkA gene encoding Trk system potassium transporter TrkA: MRIIIAGAGDVGFHLAKLLAYESHDINIIDMDDDRLQYISSHLDVHTTKGNSTSYKVLEDAQVSKADLLIAVTESETANITTSIIGKHLGAKKTIARVTNTEYIQRKDILDLKEIGIDEVISPESLAAKEIKRLLKENALTDTFDFEKGLLSLVGILIDDESELKDKSLVETAYLNPDHSFITVAILRGEETIIPHGADKFQINDHAYFVCQPDGVDRVLDLAGKQRESIKNVMILGGSKIGIQAARQLSKKYNIKLIEQDREKCFELADMLQNTMIINGDGRDVELLKEEGIDEMDAFIAVTGNSETNMISSLVAKNHKVPKTISLVENMDYIHLSQNIGVDTMINKKLIAASFIFRYIRKGQVLNMTTIHGVDAEILEFEVKEGSKILEAELRNLDFPHSALIGGVIRGGKGITARGNFMFEPKDRVVVLSKPECIRKVEGYFK; encoded by the coding sequence ATGAGAATAATAATTGCAGGTGCAGGGGATGTCGGCTTTCATTTGGCCAAGCTATTGGCGTATGAGTCGCATGACATCAATATCATTGACATGGATGACGATCGTCTCCAGTATATATCGAGTCATCTTGATGTCCATACCACCAAGGGTAATTCTACGTCCTACAAGGTGCTGGAAGATGCTCAGGTATCTAAAGCAGACCTGCTGATTGCAGTGACCGAATCCGAGACTGCCAATATCACTACCTCCATCATAGGCAAGCACCTAGGTGCTAAAAAGACGATTGCTCGGGTGACCAATACAGAGTACATCCAGAGAAAGGATATTTTGGATCTCAAAGAAATCGGAATTGATGAGGTGATTTCCCCAGAGTCATTGGCTGCCAAAGAAATCAAACGCCTGCTCAAAGAAAATGCCCTGACAGATACTTTTGATTTTGAAAAGGGCTTATTGTCGCTGGTGGGAATCTTGATCGATGATGAGTCAGAGTTGAAGGACAAATCTTTGGTAGAAACAGCTTATTTGAATCCCGACCATTCTTTTATCACTGTGGCTATACTGCGTGGAGAGGAAACCATTATACCACATGGAGCGGACAAGTTCCAGATCAATGACCATGCATACTTTGTCTGTCAACCTGACGGTGTAGATCGTGTGTTGGACCTGGCTGGCAAGCAACGAGAGTCGATCAAAAATGTGATGATTCTTGGAGGGAGTAAAATAGGTATTCAAGCTGCGAGACAGCTCAGCAAAAAATACAACATCAAACTCATCGAGCAGGACAGGGAGAAATGTTTCGAACTGGCTGATATGCTGCAAAACACCATGATTATCAATGGAGATGGTCGTGATGTTGAATTGCTCAAAGAAGAAGGAATTGATGAAATGGATGCTTTCATCGCCGTGACGGGCAATTCTGAAACGAATATGATCTCGTCATTGGTGGCTAAGAATCACAAAGTGCCCAAGACCATCTCTCTGGTCGAAAACATGGATTACATCCACCTGTCTCAAAACATCGGTGTGGATACCATGATCAACAAAAAACTGATTGCGGCGAGTTTCATATTCAGATACATCCGAAAAGGTCAGGTACTGAATATGACGACTATACATGGCGTGGATGCTGAGATTTTAGAATTTGAAGTCAAAGAAGGCTCAAAGATACTAGAGGCGGAGCTTAGAAATTTGGATTTTCCTCATTCTGCCTTGATCGGGGGCGTGATACGTGGAGGAAAGGGAATTACCGCCCGTGGTAATTTTATGTTTGAGCCCAAGGACAGAGTCGTTGTACTCTCCAAGCCAGAGTGCATCCGAAAAGTGGAAGGTTATTTTAAATGA
- the mazG gene encoding nucleoside triphosphate pyrophosphohydrolase codes for MGIARSKPDQNRPEKLAAFDRLLTVMDELRENCPWDKKQTIESLRHLTIEETYELSDAILEGDLMEVKKELGDIMLHLVFYSRIAQEKGVFDVADVLNGICEKLIYRHPHIYSDTQVENEEEVKANWEKLKLKEKGNKATSVLGGVPKSLPAMVKAMRIQEKARGVGFDWDDKEQVWDKVQEEIGEFKEEADQGNKEEALNEFGDVLFSMVNYARFIGIDPEEALERTNKKFIKRFQYLEAESQKDGKQMGEMTLEEMDQYWERAKKL; via the coding sequence ATGGGTATCGCAAGAAGTAAGCCAGATCAAAATAGACCTGAAAAATTGGCAGCTTTTGACCGATTGTTGACGGTCATGGACGAGCTCAGAGAGAATTGCCCTTGGGACAAAAAACAAACCATCGAGTCTTTGAGACATTTGACTATTGAGGAGACTTATGAGTTGTCTGATGCGATTTTGGAAGGCGATTTGATGGAAGTCAAAAAGGAATTGGGAGATATTATGCTCCATTTGGTTTTTTATTCGCGTATTGCGCAGGAAAAGGGCGTCTTTGACGTAGCAGATGTGTTGAATGGAATCTGTGAAAAATTAATTTACCGTCACCCACATATATATAGCGATACCCAGGTAGAGAATGAAGAAGAGGTCAAAGCTAACTGGGAAAAACTCAAACTAAAGGAGAAAGGCAACAAAGCAACCTCTGTCTTAGGAGGAGTACCAAAATCCTTGCCTGCCATGGTCAAAGCCATGAGGATACAAGAAAAGGCACGTGGTGTAGGTTTTGACTGGGACGATAAGGAGCAAGTATGGGACAAGGTACAAGAGGAGATAGGAGAGTTCAAGGAGGAAGCCGACCAAGGAAACAAAGAAGAAGCGCTAAACGAGTTTGGAGACGTGCTATTTTCGATGGTCAACTACGCTAGATTCATAGGTATTGATCCAGAGGAGGCATTGGAGCGCACCAACAAAAAATTCATCAAGCGATTCCAGTACTTAGAGGCAGAAAGTCAGAAAGATGGTAAACAAATGGGTGAAATGACACTCGAGGAGATGGATCAATATTGGGAAAGAGCCAAAAAACTCTAG